In one Bacillus thuringiensis genomic region, the following are encoded:
- the prsA gene encoding peptidylprolyl isomerase PrsA, whose product MKKAMLALAATSVIALSACGTSSSDKIVTSKAGDITKEEFYDQMKTQAGKQVLNNMVMEKVLIKNYKVEDKDVDKKFDEMKKQYGDQFDTLLKQQGIKEETIKTGVRAQLAQEKAIEKTITDKELKENYKPEIKASHILVKDEATAKKVKEELGQGKSFEELAKQYSEDTGSKEKGGDLGYFTAGKMVKEFEDAAYKLKKDEVSEPVKSQFGYHIIKVTDIKEQKPFDEVKGDIKKDLVQKKAQDAAFMNDLMMKEIKKADVKVDDKDLKDLFEEKKADAKKDEKK is encoded by the coding sequence ATGAAGAAAGCTATGCTTGCCTTAGCCGCAACAAGTGTAATCGCATTATCAGCATGTGGAACATCATCATCAGACAAAATCGTTACATCTAAAGCTGGTGACATTACAAAAGAAGAATTCTACGATCAAATGAAGACACAAGCTGGTAAACAAGTACTAAACAACATGGTTATGGAAAAAGTACTTATTAAAAACTACAAAGTTGAAGACAAAGATGTAGACAAAAAGTTCGATGAAATGAAAAAACAATACGGTGATCAATTCGATACACTATTAAAACAACAAGGTATTAAAGAAGAAACTATAAAAACTGGTGTGCGTGCTCAATTAGCTCAAGAAAAAGCTATCGAGAAAACAATCACTGATAAAGAACTAAAAGAAAACTACAAGCCTGAAATTAAAGCAAGCCACATCCTTGTAAAAGATGAAGCTACTGCGAAAAAGGTAAAAGAAGAACTTGGACAAGGTAAATCTTTCGAAGAGTTAGCGAAACAATACTCTGAAGATACTGGTTCAAAAGAAAAAGGTGGAGACCTTGGCTACTTTACTGCTGGTAAAATGGTTAAAGAATTCGAAGATGCTGCTTATAAACTGAAAAAAGATGAAGTAAGCGAGCCTGTAAAATCACAATTCGGTTACCACATCATTAAAGTAACAGACATTAAAGAACAAAAACCATTTGATGAAGTAAAAGGCGACATCAAAAAAGATCTAGTTCAGAAGAAAGCACAAGATGCTGCATTCATGAATGATCTTATGATGAAAGAAATCAAAAAAGCTGACGTAAAAGTTGACGATAAAGATTTAAAAGATCTTTTCGAAGAGAAAAAAGCTGACGCTAAGAAAGACGAAAAGAAATAA
- a CDS encoding HTH-type transcriptional regulator Hpr codes for MKSGEKDYSVKEAMIFSQRIAQLSKALWKCVEKDWQQWIKPYDLNINEHHILTIAYHLKGASISEIAKFGVMHVSTAFNFSKKLEERGYLVFSKKEDDKRNTYIEITDKGEELLLRLMEEYDPENNSVFNGALALRNFYGKFPENIELIAILRNIYGQDFIDIFEKSLEDIEENFTESDQKLVKK; via the coding sequence ATGAAAAGTGGAGAAAAAGATTACTCGGTAAAAGAAGCGATGATTTTCAGCCAACGCATTGCTCAATTATCGAAAGCGTTATGGAAATGTGTAGAGAAAGATTGGCAGCAGTGGATTAAACCTTACGATTTAAATATTAATGAACATCATATTTTAACAATCGCTTATCATTTAAAAGGGGCTTCTATTTCTGAGATTGCTAAGTTTGGAGTTATGCACGTATCAACAGCGTTTAACTTCTCGAAAAAGCTGGAAGAACGCGGCTATCTTGTATTCTCAAAAAAGGAAGATGATAAACGAAATACGTACATTGAAATTACAGACAAAGGGGAAGAATTACTACTTCGCTTAATGGAGGAGTATGATCCTGAAAATAATTCAGTGTTTAATGGGGCTCTTGCACTTCGTAATTTTTATGGGAAGTTCCCAGAAAATATCGAACTGATTGCAATCCTGCGTAATATTTACGGACAAGACTTTATCGATATTTTTGAGAAATCATTAGAAGATATTGAAGAGAACTTTACAGAATCCGATCAAAAGTTAGTTAAGAAATAA
- a CDS encoding DUF1878 family protein: MDVVRRLEQAEYYVDLLFKMIDEEKCPFYSLIIKKKARKKDIERILNLCEKLNEQYVVEKAEGLLLFDALLDQFEKALPHQLEVHETAEALAKQGLFKPLMNEFLSMIAKK, translated from the coding sequence ATGGACGTTGTTAGAAGATTAGAACAAGCTGAATACTATGTAGACCTACTATTTAAAATGATTGATGAAGAGAAGTGTCCATTTTATTCTTTGATCATAAAGAAAAAAGCTCGTAAGAAAGATATTGAACGTATACTAAATCTTTGTGAAAAACTGAACGAGCAATATGTAGTGGAGAAAGCAGAAGGGCTTCTTTTGTTCGATGCGCTGTTAGATCAATTTGAAAAAGCGCTTCCACATCAGCTCGAAGTACACGAAACTGCGGAAGCGCTAGCAAAACAAGGTTTATTTAAGCCGCTTATGAATGAATTCTTAAGCATGATTGCGAAAAAATAA